The following are from one region of the Elgaria multicarinata webbii isolate HBS135686 ecotype San Diego chromosome 13, rElgMul1.1.pri, whole genome shotgun sequence genome:
- the EIF3K gene encoding eukaryotic translation initiation factor 3 subunit K, with the protein MALFEQMRANVGKLLKGIDRYNPENLATLERYVETQAKENAYDLEANLAVLKLYQFNPAFFQTTVTAQILLKALTNLPHTDFTLCKCMIDQAHQEERPIRQILYLGELLETCHFQAFWQALDENMDLLDGITGFEDSVRKFICHVVGITYQHIDRWLLAKMLGDLTDNQLKSWMSKYGWTETEPGTIFICNQEESIKPKNIVEKIDFDSVSSIMASSQ; encoded by the exons ATGGCGCTCTTCGAGCAGATGCGGGCGAACGTGGGGAAGCTGCTGAAAGGCATCGACAG GTATAACCCAGAGAACTTGGCTACACTGGAGCGCTATGTGGAGACCCAAGCTAAGGAGAATGCCTATGACCTGGAGGCGAACCTGGCTGTTCTCAAACT GTATCAGTTTAATCCTGCCTTCTTCCAAACCACAGTGACGGCCCAGATCCTCTTGAAAGCGCTGACCAACCTGCCTCACACAGACTTCACGCTCTGCAAGTGTATGATCGACCAGGCTCAT CAAGAGGAGAGACCAATCCGTCAGATCTTATACCTGGGCGAGCTGCTGGAGACCTGCCACTTCCAAGCATTCTGG caagCATTGGATGAGAACATGGATCTCCTGGATGGGATCACTGGATTTGAGGATTCTGTAAGGAAAT TCATCTGCCATGTGGTGGGGATAACGTATCAGCACATTGACCGCTGGCTTCTGGCAAAGATGTTGGGTGACCTCACAG ACAACCAGCTGAAGTCCTGGATGAGCAAGTATGGATGGACGGAGACGGAGCCTGGGACAATCTTCATCTGCAACCAGGAGGAGAGCATCAAACCCAAAAACATTGTGGAGAAGATAGACTTTGACA GCGTCTCCAGCATCATGGCCTCTTCGCAGTGA